One genomic region from Quercus robur chromosome 4, dhQueRobu3.1, whole genome shotgun sequence encodes:
- the LOC126721656 gene encoding putative pentatricopeptide repeat-containing protein At1g12700, mitochondrial: MALFQEMKDKRLDCDIVIYNILIDGFCNVVELKTAREIFSGLPAKGLQPNVQTYNIMIKGFCKNGLVDEANELLEKMDSNGCSPNERTYNTIIQGLLQHSETSKATKYLKIMVKKGFSANATTATMFIDLLSSNQVDENIQELLPKFM, from the coding sequence ATGGCATTGTTTCAGGAGATGAAAGACAAAAGGTTGGACTGTGATATTGTGATATATAACATCTTGATCGATGGTTTCTGCAATGTTGTGGAACTTAAGACTGCAAGAGAAATCTTTAGTGGTCTTCCAGCAAAAGGATTGCAACCTAATGTCCAAACTTACAATATAATGATCAAAGGATTTTGCAAGAATGGACTAGTTGATGAAGCGAATGAGCTGCTTGAGAAAATGGATAGCAACGGTTGTTCACCTAACGAGCGAACGTATAACACAATAATTCAAGGGTTATTGCAACATAGTGAGACATCAAAGGCAACAAAATATCTCaaaataatggttaaaaagGGTTTTTCAGCAAATGCGACCACTGCAACCATGTTTATTGACTTGCTGTCATCAAATCAAGTAGATGAAAATATTCAAGAATTGCTTCCGAAGTTCATGTGA
- the LOC126721032 gene encoding pentatricopeptide repeat-containing protein At3g22470, mitochondrial-like → MGKSTSSLLFFNCNRLIIRVSLPFRAFTSRYCSTTRENAKTPYQIQNQLLKSVRDHCKSGTFKNLDHALGLFDTMLHMHPLPSILNFNHMLSSIARMKHYSEVITLIQRMESFGISPDVYTLTVLINCYCLLNRVDFGFSILATILKLGYQPNCITLNTLVKGLCLQGNISGAVSLVKEMEKKGYEPNVITYGIIVNGLCKIGQTGVAIRLLRMLEKRNFDQNVVLYSMVIDSLCKEKLVTEALNLLSEMVSKGIQPNVVTYSCVIQGLCNSGQWREIATLLNEMVQRKIMPNVRTFNILVDMLCKKGMSTKAKEVFEVMIQRGIEPDKVTYNSLIDGYCLQNQMDEAVEAFNMMVEKGLSPDLFSYSILINGYCKSKQIDEAMRLFHEMSNKGIIPDVWNYNTLIGGFFRVGRVQTALELFNTMRACGQHPDPQTYAILLDGFFKNRRIAEAMALFQEMKDKRLDCDIVIYILWPTSRSPDLRHLVRWLF, encoded by the coding sequence ATGGGTAAATCAACatcctctcttcttttttttaattgcaatcGTTTGATTATTAGAGTAAGCCTTCCATTTCGTGCTTTTACTTCTCGTTATTGTTCTACTACTAGAGAAAATGCGAAAACCCCATATCAGATTCAGAATCAGTTGTTGAAATCTGTGAGAGATCACTGCAAATCTGGAACCTTTAAGAATCTTGATCATGCCTTAGGTCTGTTTGATACAATGCTTCACATGCACCCTTTGCCTTCCATTCTGAATTTTAATCACATGCTTAGTTCCATTGCAAGAATGAAGCATTACTCTGAAGTCATTACTCTAATTCAACGAATGGAATCATTCGGAATCTCTCCCGATGTTTATACTCTCACTGTTTTGATTAATTGCTACTGCCTTTTGAACCGGGTCGATTTTGGATTCTCTATCTTAGcaacaattttgaaacttgGCTATCAGCCAAACTGTATAACTCTCAACACTCTTGTCAAAGGCCTCTGTCTTCAAGGTAATATTTCTGGAGCTGTGAGTTTGGTAAAGGAAATGGAGAAGAAAGGGTATGAGCCTAATGTGATTACTTATGGAATAATAGTAAACGGTCTGTGTAAGATTGGCCAGACTGGTGTGGCTATTAGGTTGCTCAGGATGCTTGAAAAAAGGAATTTTGATCAAAATGTGGTGCTCTATAGCATGGTCATTGACAGTTTATGTAAGGAAAAATTGGTAACTGAGGCTTTGAACCTTTTATCTGAAATGGTGAGTAAAGGCATTCAGCCAAATGTTGTCACTTATAGTTGCGTAATTCAAGGACTATGCAATTCTGGCCAGTGGAGGGAGATTGCTACCTTGTTGAATGAGATGGTTCAAAGGAAGATCATGCCAAATGTGCGAACCTTCAACATATTGGTGGACATGCTTTGCAAGAAAGGGATGTCGACTAAGGCAAAAGAAGTTTTTGAAGTGATGATTCAAAGAGGCATTGAGCCTGACAAAGTCACTTACAATTCTTTGATTGATGGTTATTGTTTGCAAAACCAAATGGATGAGGCAGTTGAGGCATTTAATATGATGGTTGAGAAGGGGCTTTCACCCGATTTGTTTAGCTATAGCATATTGATCAATGGATATTGCAAAAGTAAACAAATTGATGAGGCAATGCGTCTGTTTCATGAAATGTCCAACAAGGGAATTATTCCTGATGTATGGAATTACAACACTCTTATAGGTGGGTTTTTTCGAGTGGGGAGAGTCCAAACTGCACTAGAGCTATTCAATACAATGCGAGCTTGTGGCCAACATCCAGATCCCCAGACCTACGCCATCTTGTTAGATGGCTTTTTTAAGAATAGACGAATTGCTGAGGCAATGGCATTGTTTCAGGAGATGAAAGACAAAAGGTTGGACTGTGATattgtgatatatatattgtggccAACATCCAGATCCCCAGACCTACGCCATCTTGTTAGATGGCTTTTTTAA